A single Pan troglodytes isolate AG18354 chromosome X, NHGRI_mPanTro3-v2.0_pri, whole genome shotgun sequence DNA region contains:
- the ZNF157 gene encoding zinc finger protein 157 isoform X2: MIFKLERGEELWILEEESSGHGYSGSLSLLCGNGSVGDNALRHDNDLLHHQKIQTLDQNVEYNGCRKGFHEKTGFVRRKRTPRGDKNFECHECGKAYCRKSNLVEHLRIHTGERPYECGECAKTFSARSYLIAHQKTHTGERPFECNECGKSFGRKSQLILHTRTHTGERPYECTECGKTFSEKATLTIHQRTHTGEKPYECSECGKTFRVKISLTQHHRTHTGEKPYECGECGKNFRAKKSLNQHQRIHTGEKPYECGECGKFFRMKMTLNNHQRTHTGEKPYQCNECGKSFRVHSSLGIHQRIHTGEKPYECNECGNAFYVKARLIEHQRMHSGEKPYECSECGKIFSMKKSLCQHRRTHTGEKPYECNECGNAFYVKVRLIEHQRIHTGERPFECQECGKAFCRKAHLTEHQRTHIGWSWRCTMKKASP, from the coding sequence gatctctcTCACTGCTGTGTGGCAATGGTTCTGTTGGGGATAATGCCCTCAGGCATGATAATGACCTTCTTCACCATCAGAAGATTCAAACATTGGATCAAAATGTTGAATATAATGGATGCAGGAAAGGCTTCCATGAGAAAACAGGCTTTGTTAGACGTAAAAGAACACCCAGAGGAGATAAAAACTTTGAATGTCATGAATGTGGGAAAGCTTACTGTAGGAAATCAAACCTTGTTGAACATCTGAGAATACACACAGGAGAGAGACCCTATGAATGCGGTGAATGTGCAAAAACCTTCAGTGCAAGATCATACCTCATTGCTCATCAGAAAACTCACACAGGGGAGAGGCCCtttgaatgtaatgaatgtgggaaatctTTTGGCAGGAAGTCACAACTCATCCTACATACAAGAACACACACTGGAGAGAGACCCTATGAATGTACTGAATGTGGGAAAACCTTTTCTGAGAAGGCGACCCTCACAATTCATCAGAGAACTCACACAggggagaaaccctatgaatgtagtGAATGTGGGAAAACATTTCGTGTAAAGATATCCCTTACCCAACACCACAGAACTCACACAGGggagaaaccttatgaatgtgGGGAGTGTGGGAAAAACTTCCGTGCAAAGAAATCCCTAAATCAGCATCAAAGAATTCACACaggtgagaaaccctatgagtgtgGTGAATGTGGGAAATTCTTCCGAATGAAGATGACTCTCAATAATCATCAAAGAACTCACACAGGTGAAAAGCCCTATCagtgtaatgaatgtgggaaatctTTCAGGGTGCACTCATCTCTTGGGATccatcagagaattcacacaggagagaaaccttacGAATGTAATGAGTGTGGTAATGCTTTCTATGTGAAAGCACGCCTAATTGAACATCAGAGGATGCATTCAGGAGAGAAACCCTACGAATGTAGTGAATGTGGGAAAATCTTcagtatgaagaaatccctttgtCAACACCGGAGAActcacacaggagagaaaccttatgaatgtaatgaatgtggaaatGCCTTCTATGTGAAAGTACGCCTCATTGAACATCAGCGAATTCACACAGGAGAGAGACCCTTTGAGTGTCaagaatgtgggaaagctttcTGCCGGAAAGCACACCTCACAGAACATCAGAGAACTCACATAGGCTGGTCCTGGCGTTGTACAATGAAGAAAGCCTCTCCCTGA